A section of the Pseudorasbora parva isolate DD20220531a chromosome 2, ASM2467924v1, whole genome shotgun sequence genome encodes:
- the LOC137089361 gene encoding uncharacterized protein, whose amino-acid sequence MGETNTDKKFCLTVVLLGKTRAGISASGNTILGRQAFISKKSSRSVTQDVAVESGTVGGITLTVYDTPGFWHTELKDEEIQQKYEEVLQKCESGPCVFLLVIKAERFTEEERKTVEKIEELLGEERLKKTWILFTRRDELEEENTTIKEFIEDTEPLKRLVQKYEQRYHVFNNKKKRPSDQVTMLLTKILKPYFDIQGEGAEILNPLKRKIQTDDEPAAPVSGPSSRRIVLLGKTGAGKSAAGNTILGQKEFNSVMSTSSVTPECSDAHTTVSGRSVSVVDTPGLFDTKMKPEELVTEIAKSVYLSSPGPHAFLIVLPLGRFTEQEQQIPQQIEMLFGQEVLKYSIILFTHGDMLEEKPIEKLIKENCRLRDLVDQCGGRFHVFNNKAQNNREQVNDLLQKIDSMIEQNGGGHYSNQMFEDAQRFRQEEEEERLREEEERKQQEERRIQEEIERVIKETEGKTRAEIEADLERLKERQQERERPAAEKKADESKTGFDKFMCKYWPLILVGAVGAGLVVGVSVGLVVVAKGAAIGAGLCAKGIAIGIGAYCNKEKRKILK is encoded by the exons ATGGGGGAAACAAATACAGACAAAAAATTCTGTTTGACTGTGGTCCTGCTGGGAAAAACCAGAGCTGGGATAAGTGCATCAGGAAACACAATCCTGGGACGGCAAGCTTTcatctcaaagaaaagctctaGATCTGTCACTCAAGATGTTGCCGTTGAATCTGGAACTGTTGGTGGCATTACACTCACTGTTTATGACACACCAGGATTCTGGCACACAGAGCTGAAAGATGAAGAGATTCAGCAGAAATATGAAGAGGTTCTTCAGAAATGTGAATCTGGTCCCTGTGTGTTTCTGCTGGTCATCAAAGCTGAAAGATTCACTGAAGAAGAGAGAAAAACTGTGGAGAAGATTGAGGAGCTGCTGGGAGAAGAACGCCTGAAGAAAACCTGGATTCTCTTCACCAGAAGAGATGAACTGGAGGAAGAAAACACGACTATAAAAGAGTTCATTGAAGACACCGAACCACTGAAGAGACTCGTTCAGAAATATGAGCAGAGATACCACGTGTTCAACAACAAGAAGAAAAGACCCAGTGATCAAGTTACAATGCTGCTTACAAAAATACTTAAGCCATATTTTGACATACAGG GAGAAGGAGCAGAGATACTGAATCCACTGAAAAGAAAAATTCAGACAGATGATGAACCAGCCGCTCCTGTCTCCGGTCCTTCATCCAGACGGATTGTTCTTCTGGGTAAAACTGGTGCTGGGAAAAGTGCAGCTGGAAACACAATCCTGGGACAGAAAGAGTTTAACTCTGTCATGAGTACGAGTTCAGTAACCCCAGAATGTTCAGATGCTCACACCACTGTTTCAGGCAGATCTGTGTCTGTAGTTGATACTCCTGGATTATTCGACACAAAGATGAAACCTGAAGAGTTAGTGACAGAGATAGCGAAAAGTGTTTATTTATCCAGTCCTGGACCGCACGCTTTTCTCATTGTGCTTCCTCTGGGCAGATTCACAGAGCAGGAGCAGCAGATTCCTCAGCAGATTGAGATGTTGTTTGGTCAGGAGGTGTTAAAATACTCCATCATTCTCTTCACTCATGGAGACATGTTAGAAGAAAAGCCCATTGAGAAACTCATTAAAGAGAACTGTAGATTAAGAGATCTAGTTGATCAGTGTGGAGGCAGATTTCACGTCTTCAACAATAAAGCTCAGAATAACAGAGAGCAGGTGAATGATCTACTGCAGAAGATTGACTCAATGATAGAGCAGAATGGAGGAGGACACTACAGTAATCAGATGTTTGAAGATGCTCAGAGATTCAGAcaagaggaagaagaggagagACTGAGAGAGGAAGAGGAGAGAAAACAACAAGAGGAGAGACGGATACAAGAGGAGATTGAGAGAGTGATAAAGGAGACAGAGGGGAAAACCAGAGCAGAGATAGAAGCTGACCTAGAAAGACTTAAAGAGAGACAACAAGAAAGAGAGAGACCCGCAGCAGAGAAGAAAGCTGATGAATCAAAGACAGGATTTGATAAATTTATGTGCAAGTACTGGCCTCTTATTTTAGTAGGTGCAGTTGGAGCGGGATTGGTTGTTGGTGTATCTGTTGGTCTGGTTGTTGTTGCAAAGGGAGCTGCAATAGGTGCTGGACTCTGTGCTAAAGGAATTGCAATTGGCATTGGTGCTTACTGTAACAAAGAAAAACGTAAAATTTTGAAATAA